A single window of Rubrobacter aplysinae DNA harbors:
- a CDS encoding MFS transporter, translating into MRSLFPSSRRPFYGWAVVAAATLATFCSGPGQSFVFSIFVDPIIRDTGLSRVHVSTLYALGTAVSAVMVVVVARMVDRFGARLMLAGIALALGVACFGMSFAAGPLALFLGFAALRALGQGSLPTTASILTAQWFVTRRGRAMSVVILGLALSNAALPALSQFLVGSVGWRQAYMGLGIMVWLLLIPVAIFVVRDRPEKIGAHPDGADHPPADETEDTASREGGNRKRVLLSPDFWLLAVPVAAIPFVVTALVFHQVSILGAGGVSAAAAAGIFIAFAAASAGATALAGPLIERLGPLRPLWLSLGLLLAAVVGLQFVSTPALATVYALVLGSASGIHGVVNGVIWAHYYGRRGLGAVQGPATMVSISAAALAPLPLAALYQLSGGYALGLGMMAVIPVACALLATLFDPHRAKRQVEAV; encoded by the coding sequence TTGAGATCCCTGTTCCCAAGCTCCCGCAGGCCGTTCTATGGCTGGGCCGTGGTGGCCGCCGCCACGCTCGCCACCTTCTGCTCCGGTCCGGGACAGTCTTTCGTGTTCTCGATCTTCGTGGACCCCATTATCCGGGACACCGGTCTCTCGCGGGTCCACGTCTCCACGCTGTACGCGCTCGGCACGGCGGTGAGCGCGGTCATGGTCGTGGTGGTGGCCCGCATGGTGGACCGCTTCGGGGCGCGGCTGATGCTGGCCGGGATCGCCCTCGCCCTCGGCGTGGCGTGCTTCGGGATGTCGTTCGCCGCCGGGCCTCTTGCGCTGTTCCTCGGCTTTGCGGCGCTGCGGGCGCTCGGGCAGGGCTCGCTGCCAACCACGGCCTCCATCCTCACGGCGCAGTGGTTCGTCACCCGGCGCGGACGGGCGATGTCGGTCGTGATCCTGGGCCTCGCTCTCTCCAACGCCGCCTTGCCCGCGCTCTCGCAGTTCCTCGTGGGCTCGGTAGGGTGGCGGCAAGCGTACATGGGCCTCGGGATAATGGTGTGGCTGCTCCTGATACCGGTGGCGATCTTCGTCGTCCGCGACCGGCCCGAGAAGATCGGAGCCCACCCCGATGGTGCGGATCATCCACCAGCAGATGAGACGGAAGACACGGCTTCTCGGGAAGGCGGTAACCGCAAACGGGTTCTCCTTTCGCCGGATTTCTGGCTGCTGGCGGTGCCGGTCGCTGCGATACCGTTCGTGGTAACGGCGCTGGTGTTCCACCAGGTCTCTATCCTCGGCGCAGGAGGCGTGAGTGCGGCCGCGGCGGCCGGGATCTTCATAGCCTTCGCCGCGGCGAGCGCCGGGGCGACCGCTCTCGCCGGTCCACTCATCGAGCGTCTCGGACCTCTGAGGCCGCTGTGGTTGAGTCTCGGGCTGCTACTCGCCGCCGTGGTCGGGCTACAGTTCGTCTCCACTCCGGCGCTCGCAACGGTGTACGCGCTGGTGCTCGGCTCCGCCTCCGGAATACACGGCGTGGTGAACGGCGTGATCTGGGCGCATTATTATGGCCGCCGGGGCCTCGGAGCCGTACAGGGGCCGGCCACGATGGTCTCCATCTCGGCCGCGGCCCTCGCCCCGCTACCACTCGCAGCCCTTTATCAGCTCTCCGGCGGCTACGCCCTCGGCCTCGGGATGATGGCCGTCATCCCGGTAGCCTGCGCCCTGCTCGCCACCCTCTTCGACCCGCACCGCGCAAAGCGTCAGGTCGAGGCCGTCTAG
- a CDS encoding PH domain-containing protein, which yields MEDRPIAQATGSSNNIVEVYPRRMELHSGWQNKQTETLDLRDVSAVSVKGFVNCTLTVQTNKGRQYKLERLSLPEARGIKKAVESQKQKAGLYE from the coding sequence TTGGAAGACAGGCCCATTGCCCAGGCGACGGGGAGCAGCAACAACATAGTCGAGGTCTACCCGCGGCGCATGGAGCTCCACAGCGGCTGGCAGAACAAACAAACGGAGACGCTGGATCTCAGGGACGTGTCGGCGGTATCCGTAAAGGGCTTCGTAAACTGCACCCTGACAGTACAGACCAACAAGGGTCGCCAGTACAAGCTCGAGCGCCTCTCCTTGCCCGAAGCCCGGGGCATAAAGAAGGCGGTGGAGTCCCAGAAGCAGAAGGCCGGCCTCTACGAGTAG